The following are encoded together in the Bos mutus isolate GX-2022 chromosome 3, NWIPB_WYAK_1.1, whole genome shotgun sequence genome:
- the HAO2 gene encoding 2-Hydroxyacid oxidase 2 isoform X1 — MPLVCLTDFREHAREHLSKSTWDFIEGGADDCCTRDENMAAFKKIRLRPRYLKDVSKVDMRTTIQGAEISAPICIAPTGFHRLAWPDGEMSTARAAQAASICYITSTYASCSLEDIVAAAPRGLRWFQLYVHPNRQINKQMIQKVESLGFKALVITVDVPKVGNRRNDITNQVDLMKKLLLKDLGSPEMGNVMPYFQMSPIDPSICWEDLSWFQSMTRLPIILKGILTKEDAELAVKHNVHGIIVSNHGGRQLDEVPASIDALTEVVAAVKGKVEVYLDGGIRTGNDVLKALALGAKCVFVGRPILWGLAYKGEHGVKEVLDILKNEFHTSMTLTGCRSVAEINQDLIRFSRL, encoded by the exons ATGCCCTTGGTGTGTTTGACAGACTTTCGGGAGCATGCTCGGGAGCACCTATCTAAGTCCACCTGGGATTTTATCGAAGGAGGAGCTGATGACTGCTGCACGCGGGATGAAAACATGGCAGCATTTAAAAA AATCCGCCTCCGTCCCCGGTACCTGAAAGATGTGTCTAAGGTGGACATGCGGACCACCATCCAAGGAGCAGAGATCAGTGCTCCCATTTGTATTGCACCCACAGGTTTCCACCGCCTCGCCTGGCCTGATGGAGAAATGAGCACAGCCAGAG CTGCACAGGCAGCCAGTATCTGCTACATCACCAGCACATATGCCAGCTGTAGCCTTGAAGATATCGTTGCTGCTGCCCCCAGGGGCCTGAGGTGGTTCCAACTGTATGTGCACCCGAACCGGCAGATAAACAAACAGATGATCCAAAAGGTGGAATCCCTGGGTTTCAAAGCTCTGGTCATCACTGTGGATGTACCCAAAGTTGGCAACAGACGAAATGACATTACGAACCAAGTGGACTTGATGAAGAAGTTATTGTTGAAAGATCTCGGATCACCTGAGATG GGAAATGTAATGCCTTATTTCCAAATGTCCCCAATTGACCCATCCATCTGCTGGGAAGATCTCTCCTGGTTTCAAAGCATGACTCGATTGCCCATCATCCTTAAGGGGATCTTGACAAAAGAGGACGCAGAGTTAGCTGTGAAGCACAATGTCCATGGCATCATTGTTTCCAACCATGGTGGGAGGCAGCTTGATGAGGTTCCTGCTTCA ATCGATGCCCTGACAGAAGTGGTGGCCGCTGTGAAAGGGAAGGTTGAAGTGTACCTGGATGGTGGGATCCGGACTGGCAACGATGTGCTGAAGGCTCTAGCCCTCGGGGCTAAGTGCGTTTTTGTGGGGAGACCCATTCTGTGGGGTCTTGCCTACAAG GGTGAACATGGTGTTAAGGAAGttttggacattttaaaaaatgaattccacACTTCCATGACCCTGACAG gttgCCGATCGGTTGCTGAGATCAATCAGGACCTGATCCGGTTCTCCAGGTTGTAA
- the HAO2 gene encoding 2-Hydroxyacid oxidase 2 isoform X2 encodes MPLVCLTDFREHAREHLSKSTWDFIEGGADDCCTRDENMAAFKKIRLRPRYLKDVSKVDMRTTIQGAEISAPICIAPTGFHRLAWPDGEMSTARAAQAASICYITSTYASCSLEDIVAAAPRGLRWFQLYVHPNRQINKQMIQKVESLGFKALVITVDVPKVGNRRNDITNQVDLMKKLLLKDLGSPEMIDALTEVVAAVKGKVEVYLDGGIRTGNDVLKALALGAKCVFVGRPILWGLAYKGEHGVKEVLDILKNEFHTSMTLTGCRSVAEINQDLIRFSRL; translated from the exons ATGCCCTTGGTGTGTTTGACAGACTTTCGGGAGCATGCTCGGGAGCACCTATCTAAGTCCACCTGGGATTTTATCGAAGGAGGAGCTGATGACTGCTGCACGCGGGATGAAAACATGGCAGCATTTAAAAA AATCCGCCTCCGTCCCCGGTACCTGAAAGATGTGTCTAAGGTGGACATGCGGACCACCATCCAAGGAGCAGAGATCAGTGCTCCCATTTGTATTGCACCCACAGGTTTCCACCGCCTCGCCTGGCCTGATGGAGAAATGAGCACAGCCAGAG CTGCACAGGCAGCCAGTATCTGCTACATCACCAGCACATATGCCAGCTGTAGCCTTGAAGATATCGTTGCTGCTGCCCCCAGGGGCCTGAGGTGGTTCCAACTGTATGTGCACCCGAACCGGCAGATAAACAAACAGATGATCCAAAAGGTGGAATCCCTGGGTTTCAAAGCTCTGGTCATCACTGTGGATGTACCCAAAGTTGGCAACAGACGAAATGACATTACGAACCAAGTGGACTTGATGAAGAAGTTATTGTTGAAAGATCTCGGATCACCTGAGATG ATCGATGCCCTGACAGAAGTGGTGGCCGCTGTGAAAGGGAAGGTTGAAGTGTACCTGGATGGTGGGATCCGGACTGGCAACGATGTGCTGAAGGCTCTAGCCCTCGGGGCTAAGTGCGTTTTTGTGGGGAGACCCATTCTGTGGGGTCTTGCCTACAAG GGTGAACATGGTGTTAAGGAAGttttggacattttaaaaaatgaattccacACTTCCATGACCCTGACAG gttgCCGATCGGTTGCTGAGATCAATCAGGACCTGATCCGGTTCTCCAGGTTGTAA